Part of the Pseudomonas sp. Leaf58 genome is shown below.
CTCTACGCGGGAGATGATCGTCATGCGGGCACCCACGGTGGATGCCAAGGCGCTGCAGTCTGGTGACTTGGTATTCTTCGCCACCAGTGGCGGCTCGCAGGTCAGCCATGCAGGTATTTATGTCGGTGAAGGGCGCTTCGTGCATGCGCCTTCTGCGGGCGGTACGGTGCGCCTGGATTACCTGTCCAACAGCTATTGGGCCAAGGCCTACCTGCAGGCCAAGCGGGTAATACCGCAAGGGAACCTGGCGCAGATCCCCTGAATACCAGCCCGGTGCACTACCGGGCTCACGGTGCCTTGCTTACCCGCCACACCACATTGCCAACATCATCGGCCACCAGCACGCCACCCCGCCCATCGGTGATAACCCCGACTGGGCGTCCCATGGCTTTGCCCCGCTCGTCGAGAAACCCGGTGAGCAGGTCTACAGGCGGGCCCGAAGGTATTCCTGAGCGGTCGAACGGCACAAAAATCACCTTGTAGCCGCTGTGGGGCTTGCGGTTCCATGAGCCGTGCTGGCCTACGAATGCGCCGTGGTCGAACGGTGGCGGCAGCGCGCCCGGTTCTGCGAACGCCAACCCCAGCGATGCGGTATGCGGGCCCACGGCATAATCGGGTACCAGCGCCTGGGCCACTTTGTCAGGGGCGGGCGGTTGTACCCGTTCGTCGACATGCTGGCCGTAGTAGCTGTAAGGCCAGCCATAGAACCCCCCGTCCTTTACCGAGGTGATGTAGTCGGGCACCAGGTCGCTGCCGATCTCGTCCCGCTCGTTGACGGCCGTCCACAACGCACCTGTGTTGGGCTCCCAAGCCAACCCGTTGGGGTTGCGTAGGCCGGTGGCGAATAGCCGCTGCTGGCCGTTGGCGGGGTCCACTTCCCAGATGGCCGCGCGGCCTTGCTCCTGGTCAAGGCCGTTTTCCCCTACGTTGCTGTTGGAGCCGACGGTCACGAACAGCCTCTTGCCATCGGGGCTGGCGATCACGTTCTTGGTCCAATGGTGATTGAGGGGGCCGCCAGGCAGTTCAACCACTGGCTGTCCTTTACCGCGAAGCAGCATCGACCCAGGTTCATAGTGGAAACGCAGCAGTTTGTCGGTGTTGGCGATGTACAAATCCTTATCTACCAGCGTCATGCCGAAAGGTGAGTTCAGCCCTTCGATGAACGTGATGCGCATTTCGGCAACGCCGTCATGGTCGGCATCCCGCAGCAGGGTGATGCGGTTGGCGCTGGGCACACCCGCCCCCGCGCGTTTCATCACCTTCTTCATGACCCAGCCGCGAAGGCCTTTGCCATCTTCGGGTTTGGGTGGTGCGTTGGTCTCGGCCACCAGCACGTCGCCGTTGGGCAACAGATATAGCCAGCGGGGGTGGTCCAGTTCGCTGGCGAACGCCGTTACCTGAGTGCCCGGTGCTGCTTTGGGCTTGGCGTCTTTGGGCCAGCCCACTGCCGGGGCGATGTTCACGGTGGGCAAGACAGTCTTGACCGGATCAGGCAGCCGAGGGGTCGGGCCACTGCCATCGCGTACATCCAGCATGGCGGATTCGCCGCAGGCGGTGAGGCTTGCGACCAGCAGCCAAGGCATCAAGGGTTTCATGGGCGGCTTGCTCCGGAGAAGGCCTATGAGCTTGAGAGGTCAGCGATGTTCGAACGGTTCCCGGCCATCATCCAACTGCCTTTGCCTTTGCCTTTGCCTTTGCCTTTGCCTTTGCCTTTGCCTTTGCCTTTGTTTTTGCTTCTAAGCGCGCGATAGTTCAGGCAACACAGATTGCGACTTCAGGAGGCCGAGCGAAGGGCTTGCGGAGGGAGGTGACGGGCATGGATGCCCGTCAAGCGCTGAGGCCCCATGGATGGGGCCTGCGGCGCGTACTCCCGGGAGCAAGCCCGTAGCGAGGGAACCCCGGAGCGAAGCGTAGGGGCCGGATGATGGGAGCCAGCGTTTTTTGGTTACTTTTTGTCGCGTTTGACAAAAAGTGACCCGCCGTAAGGGCGGAAAGGTGACTGAGCGCCACCTTCGGCAATGAATGTTGACGTTGTTGTCAAAGCCTATGCCCGAAAAGCGAAAAGCGAAAAGCGAAAGCGGGATAGCGCTGGTTTTTCTATTGCGCATAGTCCAGCAGCGATGGCGACGCTGACTCACCTTTTCGCCCTTACGGCGAGTCACTTTTTGTCAAACGCGACAAAAAGTAACCAAAAAACGCTGCGCTCCCATCATCCGGCCCCTACGCTGCGCTCCGGGGTCCCCTCTCTCCGGCCTTGCTCCCGGGAGGACCGCGCTGCAGGCCCCATCCTGGGGCCCAGCGCTTGACGGGCATCCATGCCCGTCACCTCCCTCCGCAAGACCTGCGTTCAGCCTCCTGAAGTCGCGAAGATCAAGATCAAGATCAAGATCAAGATCAAGATCAAGATCAAGATCAAGATCAAGATCAAGATCAAGATCAAGATCAAGATCAAGATCAAGATCAAGATCAAGATCAAGATCAAGATCAAGATCAAGATCAAGATCAAGATCAAGGTCTTGGCTTCTGGTTGCGCACTTCCTTCGCCTCTCGCAAATAGCTGGCTCAGGCCTGCTTGAGCAGCAGCGCTACCCCCGGGAAATACTGCCCCAGTTCGTTATGCAACTTGCGGTAGGCATACGGGAAATACCAGGCGATGGCGCAGGCGGTGTGCTTGTGCAGGTCGTCGACCAGGTCTTGCAGCTCTTCGGGGCTGGCGTGCTGGCCAGCCTTCCACGGGCTGATGAACAGCGCCCCAGCTTTCAATTGGCTGGGGTACGCCACCTGACGGGCGAGGGCGGCGGTTTGCTGCAAGGCGGCTGCCATGTCCAGCCGGGCAATTTTCGGCCAGCGCTGGCTCACACTAAGGTACAGCGCTTCGTCGGCACTGCTGATCGACAGGTCGCAGCGCCCCTCATACTCGCCTTCGTCACGCTGCTTCTTCCCGGCAAATTGCTGCAGCGCCGTTAACTCGGCCTGCCAGGCTGCAGCCGCGAGCAACCCACTGTTGGCGGCAGCGCCATGCCAATAGGGGGCTTCGGCATCGCCGGCAAACTGGTTGAAGCGGTCTACACAGTCGACCCAGCGCTCCAGCACCGGGCCGAGAAACTCCAGGTGTGGGTTGTTGATGATATGGCCTCGCATGCTGCGCTCTCCTCTTGTTGTTGTGATCGCGTCCAGCTGAGGGTGATGGCTATGTGATATCACCCTGTCCAGTGTGGCACACATCGGTAACTTGGCCACTGCCCAGGTGGGGCCTGTGGGCCTGCGAAGCGGCCCGCTCCGATTGACGCTCCGGGTGCAACCCTCTAACCTTCGCGCGTGTTTCAGGTGCCCTGCCAGCCTTGTCTGGGCAGGGTGAAACAGGGAAGCCGGTGGGCGCCAGCATGGCGCGATTCCGGCGCTGCCCCCGCAACGGTAGGTGAGTCGCGGCCGCGCAAGGCCACTGGGTGCCAGCACCCGGGAAGGCGCGCAGGCTTGGGCCAAGGCCCGCTCACAAGCCCGGAGACCGGCCTGATACTGCCAACGGCATCACGGAGGGTGATGCGCAGTGCACCGTGGCGCCCGGC
Proteins encoded:
- a CDS encoding sorbosone dehydrogenase family protein, yielding MKPLMPWLLVASLTACGESAMLDVRDGSGPTPRLPDPVKTVLPTVNIAPAVGWPKDAKPKAAPGTQVTAFASELDHPRWLYLLPNGDVLVAETNAPPKPEDGKGLRGWVMKKVMKRAGAGVPSANRITLLRDADHDGVAEMRITFIEGLNSPFGMTLVDKDLYIANTDKLLRFHYEPGSMLLRGKGQPVVELPGGPLNHHWTKNVIASPDGKRLFVTVGSNSNVGENGLDQEQGRAAIWEVDPANGQQRLFATGLRNPNGLAWEPNTGALWTAVNERDEIGSDLVPDYITSVKDGGFYGWPYSYYGQHVDERVQPPAPDKVAQALVPDYAVGPHTASLGLAFAEPGALPPPFDHGAFVGQHGSWNRKPHSGYKVIFVPFDRSGIPSGPPVDLLTGFLDERGKAMGRPVGVITDGRGGVLVADDVGNVVWRVSKAP